A window from Hemicordylus capensis ecotype Gifberg chromosome 2, rHemCap1.1.pri, whole genome shotgun sequence encodes these proteins:
- the LOC128343701 gene encoding uncharacterized protein LOC128343701, translating to MALKEGVLVSCRNKSRAQPQRRRFFKRRNRVEPTSAPPPTLASPPTAEEGFQTSSGVTIALSTTWQKKERAKLILWWTSFLNSIAVQVNGAESDTLQFSKLKIVEFILEIMEDITAHPDPGSFFRKTLDTVTELSKIKPPLPEELRSAVLHVAVSGANYLEPGTHNETFQSLQRMIRGFLEEAPSVHNLTSILTELQRYSTAKDPQLQALAQEACSCRLQHAASLPAFHLKTLKDAFPVASKSSIQDDLVLEEFDEEEEFG from the exons ATggcactgaaggaaggagtccttgTGTCTTGCAGAAACAAGAGCAGAGCTCAGCCACAAAG acggaggttcttcaagaggaggaaccgtgttgagccaacttcggctcctcctccaactctggCTTCTCCTCCAACTGCAGAAGAGGGCTTCCAAACATCGTCAGGAGTCACaattg ccttgagcaccacatggcaaaaaaaggaaagagctaag CTCATTCTCTGGTGGACATCCTTTCTTAATTCCATTGCGGTGCAAGTCAATGGCGCAGAGTCGGATACATTGCAGTTCAGCAAGCTGAAGATTGTCGAATTcattttg GAGATAATGGAGGATATTACCGCGCATCCTGACCCTGGCTCCTTCTTCAGGAAAAccctggacaccgtcacggagCTGAG CAAAATCAAGCCGCCGTTGCCCGAGGAGCTGCGGTCAGCagtgctgcacgtggcggtgtctgGGGCCAACTACCTGGAGCCAGGGACACAT aatgagacctttcaatctcttcagagaatgattagggggtttctggaggaggccccctcggtCCACAACTTGACCAGCATCTTGACG gagctccaaagGTACAGCACTGCAAAGGATCCCCAGCTACAGGCTCTGGCCCAGGAAGCCTGCAGCTGTCGCCTGCAACATGCGGCCAGCCTGCCAGCTTTTCAT CTGAAAACACTGAAGGATGCTTTCCCGGTAGCATCCAAGAGCAGcatccaag atgaccttgtgtTGGAAGAATTTGACGAAGAAGAGGAGTTTG GGTGA